A stretch of Shinella zoogloeoides DNA encodes these proteins:
- the gmk gene encoding guanylate kinase — MAEPSKQIHIERRGLMLVISSPSGAGKSTIARNLLEADPGLSLSVSVTTRQRRASEIAGRHYHFINQKEFERLRDSDALLEWAEVHGNFYGTPREPVEAAMSAGRDMLFDIDWQGAQQLQEKMPADVVSIFILPPSMTELQSRLHRRAEDTEEVIQTRLANSRAEIEHWREYDYVILNDDLSVAFDAVQSIVKAERLRRDRRHGLFEFVTRLVTEKPVL, encoded by the coding sequence ATGGCCGAGCCGTCGAAACAGATCCATATCGAGCGCCGCGGGCTGATGCTCGTCATTTCCTCGCCGTCCGGCGCCGGCAAGTCGACCATCGCGCGTAACCTGCTGGAAGCCGATCCCGGCCTCAGCCTGTCGGTCAGCGTGACGACGCGCCAGCGCCGCGCCAGCGAGATCGCCGGCCGGCACTACCACTTCATCAACCAGAAGGAATTCGAACGCCTGCGTGACAGCGATGCGCTGCTCGAATGGGCCGAGGTGCACGGCAATTTCTACGGCACACCGCGCGAGCCGGTGGAAGCCGCCATGTCCGCCGGCCGCGACATGCTTTTCGACATCGACTGGCAGGGCGCCCAGCAGCTTCAGGAAAAGATGCCGGCCGACGTCGTCTCCATCTTCATCCTGCCGCCCTCGATGACCGAGCTGCAATCGCGCCTGCACCGCCGCGCGGAAGACACGGAAGAGGTTATCCAGACGCGCCTCGCCAATTCCCGCGCCGAGATCGAGCACTGGCGGGAATACGATTACGTCATCCTCAACGACGACCTCTCGGTCGCCTTCGACGCCGTGCAGAGCATCGTGAAGGCCGAGCGCCTGCGCCGCGACCGCCGGCACGGGTTGTTCGAATTCGTGACCAGGCTGGTGACGGAAAAGCCGGTTCTGTAA
- the rsmA gene encoding 16S rRNA (adenine(1518)-N(6)/adenine(1519)-N(6))-dimethyltransferase RsmA — protein sequence MAALDGLPPLRDVIQRHGLDAKKALGQNFLLDLNLTQKIARTAGPIENHTVIEVGPGPGGLTRAILALGAKRVIAIERDSRCLPALAEISEHYPGRLTVIEGDALKVDFEALAPGEPVRIIANLPYNVGTQLLVNWLLLKTWPPFWESLTLMFQREVGLRIVAEENDDHYGRLGVLCGWRTDARMAFDVPPQAFTPPPKVTSSVVHLEPVANPLPCDVSALERVTHAAFGQRRKMLRQSVKSLGGEALLAKAEIDPQRRAETLSVEEFVRLANAL from the coding sequence ATGGCGGCACTCGACGGACTTCCGCCCCTGCGCGACGTCATCCAGCGGCACGGGCTCGACGCCAAGAAGGCGCTCGGGCAGAACTTCCTGCTCGATCTCAATCTCACGCAGAAGATCGCCCGCACCGCCGGCCCCATCGAGAACCATACGGTGATCGAGGTCGGCCCCGGTCCCGGCGGCCTGACGCGCGCCATCCTGGCGCTCGGCGCAAAGCGCGTGATCGCCATCGAGCGCGACTCCCGCTGCCTGCCGGCGCTGGCGGAGATTTCCGAGCACTATCCGGGCCGATTGACCGTTATCGAAGGCGATGCGCTGAAGGTGGATTTCGAGGCGCTGGCGCCGGGCGAACCCGTGCGCATCATCGCCAACCTGCCCTACAATGTCGGCACGCAGCTTCTCGTCAACTGGCTGCTGCTTAAGACATGGCCGCCCTTCTGGGAATCGCTGACGCTGATGTTCCAGCGTGAGGTGGGCCTGCGCATCGTCGCCGAGGAGAACGACGACCATTACGGCCGGCTCGGCGTGCTCTGCGGCTGGCGCACCGATGCCCGCATGGCCTTCGACGTGCCGCCGCAGGCCTTCACGCCGCCGCCGAAGGTGACGTCCTCGGTGGTGCATCTGGAGCCGGTCGCCAATCCGCTGCCCTGCGATGTGAGCGCGCTGGAGCGCGTCACCCACGCCGCTTTCGGCCAGCGCCGCAAGATGCTGCGCCAGAGCGTGAAATCGCTGGGTGGCGAGGCCTTGCTGGCAAAGGCGGAGATCGATCCGCAGCGGCGGGCGGAGACGCTGAGCGTGGAAGAGTTCGTGCGGCTGGCCAACGCGCTTTGA
- the pdxA gene encoding 4-hydroxythreonine-4-phosphate dehydrogenase PdxA — MTTTNTPPLALTMGDPAGIGPDITLALWSARETLSLPPFLFIGDAQVLRDRATALGLQAAVAMAEPETANAMFSNAIPVLASDCSIPVAAGAPDSRNAAAVTGAIEKAVALTMAGRTAAVVTNPIAKAVLYDAGFNFPGHTEFLADLAIKATGQASLLPVMLLAGPKLRAVPVTIHIPLKDVPAALTEDLIVETATITERDLRQRFGISRPRLALAGLNPHAGEGGALGLEDDAIVRPAALRLKAAGIDAVGPLPADTMFHDAARATYDVALCMYHDQALIPAKALGFDDSVNTTLGLPFIRTSPDHGTAFALAGKGVAKPDSLLAALRLAHELAAHERIAREAR, encoded by the coding sequence ATGACGACGACGAACACGCCGCCGCTGGCGCTCACCATGGGCGATCCGGCAGGGATCGGGCCTGACATCACGCTGGCCCTCTGGTCGGCCCGCGAAACGCTTTCCCTCCCCCCCTTCCTCTTCATCGGCGATGCGCAGGTCCTTCGGGATCGCGCAACGGCCCTCGGCCTGCAGGCGGCCGTTGCCATGGCCGAACCGGAAACGGCGAATGCCATGTTTTCCAATGCCATTCCGGTCCTTGCCTCCGATTGCAGCATCCCGGTTGCCGCAGGCGCGCCCGACTCTCGCAATGCCGCCGCCGTCACCGGCGCCATCGAGAAGGCCGTCGCGCTCACCATGGCCGGCCGCACCGCCGCCGTCGTGACGAACCCGATCGCCAAGGCCGTGCTCTACGATGCCGGTTTCAATTTCCCCGGCCATACCGAATTTCTCGCGGACCTCGCGATCAAGGCGACGGGCCAGGCCTCCCTTCTGCCCGTCATGCTGCTGGCCGGGCCGAAGCTGCGCGCCGTGCCCGTCACCATCCACATTCCGCTGAAGGATGTTCCGGCCGCGCTGACGGAAGACCTCATCGTTGAGACAGCAACAATCACCGAACGGGATCTGCGCCAGCGCTTCGGCATATCGCGGCCGCGCCTTGCCCTTGCCGGGCTCAACCCGCATGCCGGCGAAGGCGGTGCGCTGGGGCTGGAGGACGACGCCATCGTACGCCCCGCCGCCCTGCGGCTGAAGGCCGCCGGCATCGACGCAGTCGGCCCGCTTCCGGCCGATACGATGTTCCACGATGCCGCCCGCGCCACCTATGACGTTGCGCTCTGCATGTACCACGATCAGGCGCTGATCCCGGCCAAGGCGCTCGGCTTCGACGATTCCGTCAACACCACGCTGGGTCTGCCCTTCATCCGCACCTCGCCGGACCACGGCACGGCCTTCGCACTCGCCGGCAAGGGCGTTGCAAAGCCCGACAGCCTGCTTGCCGCCCTGCGGCTCGCCCATGAACTCGCCGCCCACGAGCGGATTGCAAGGGAGGCACGCTGA
- a CDS encoding SurA N-terminal domain-containing protein, which translates to MGRQSPMRAMMMGVALAAAVTITVPAGSVQAASSVVAVVNNTPITSGDLERRVNFLKLQRAKGNLRSVAREQLIEDTLKRAEILKQRASVSTAEVDAAYARFASSNKLSTEQLAKVLNQAGVGPEHFKQFIALQMSWPRVVNARFGREANGKSLVERMQENGGKKPVTTEYFLKQVIFVVPEKRRNAILGKRKAEAEASRAKFPGCDQAKAFAATMHDVSIRDLGRVLAPQMPEDWKPLIEKAKGQTTGTRVTERGVEYLAICKQREVNDDVAAEMVFRAEDLAKAKGGEEDANSKKYVAELRKKATITER; encoded by the coding sequence ATGGGCAGACAATCTCCGATGCGCGCCATGATGATGGGCGTTGCGCTGGCAGCAGCAGTGACGATCACCGTCCCGGCAGGCAGCGTGCAGGCCGCAAGCTCGGTCGTCGCGGTCGTCAACAACACGCCGATCACCAGCGGTGATCTCGAGCGCCGCGTCAACTTCCTCAAGCTGCAGCGCGCCAAGGGCAACCTGCGCAGCGTCGCCCGCGAACAGTTGATCGAAGACACGCTGAAGCGTGCGGAGATCCTCAAGCAGCGCGCTTCCGTCAGCACGGCGGAGGTCGATGCCGCCTATGCGCGCTTTGCCTCGTCCAACAAGCTGTCCACGGAGCAGCTCGCCAAGGTCCTGAACCAGGCCGGCGTCGGCCCCGAGCATTTCAAGCAGTTCATCGCCCTTCAGATGAGCTGGCCCCGCGTCGTCAATGCGCGCTTCGGCCGTGAAGCCAACGGCAAGAGCCTTGTCGAACGCATGCAGGAAAACGGCGGCAAGAAGCCGGTGACGACCGAATACTTCCTCAAGCAGGTCATTTTCGTCGTGCCGGAAAAACGCCGCAACGCCATTCTCGGCAAGCGCAAGGCGGAAGCGGAAGCGTCCCGGGCCAAGTTCCCCGGCTGCGACCAGGCCAAGGCCTTCGCCGCGACGATGCACGATGTCTCGATCCGCGACCTCGGTCGCGTCCTGGCACCGCAAATGCCGGAGGACTGGAAGCCGCTGATCGAGAAGGCCAAGGGCCAGACGACCGGCACGCGTGTCACTGAGCGCGGCGTCGAATATCTGGCGATCTGCAAGCAGCGCGAAGTGAACGACGACGTCGCCGCCGAAATGGTGTTCCGCGCCGAGGACCTCGCCAAGGCGAAGGGCGGTGAGGAAGACGCCAACAGCAAGAAATACGTCGCCGAGCTGCGCAAAAAGGCGACGATCACCGAACGCTGA
- a CDS encoding LPS-assembly protein LptD, translating to MAAGDRKKNRWLKAALLAGAATCALMPAFSLPAYAQAVDSSTLQPNIPEDSKLLLAANELVYNNDNETVVARGAVQIDYGGYKLVAREVVYDQKTGRLKARGNIEFIEPTGNRIYGDEMDMSDDFANGFINALRIETTDLTKLAATSGERVNDEEMILNHAVYTACTPCATDPTHRGIWEVKAERVVQNGRTKTIRLERARFEMFGKPIAYIPVIEVPDHTVKRKTGFLFPQFSMTQKLGFGVTAPYYIAIAPDMDATLSPTVLTNQGFLMEGEFRKRFHNGQVTLRAAGIRQMNAEDFTDHTSDWEEDGFRGMVASTGHFQINPRWTFGWQVMAQSDNNFSRTYEIKGFAGSTNVNQGYLSGLGRRNSFDLRAFYFDVQDADPEDKAERQQAIAQTLDHEYIVPQPVLGGELSVTTNITNTDRDLPDTYTTVYGVDRFRGLEGGMTRLTSELEWKRQFIVPGGLVLTPLLAARGDVHRLDMRPPVGYAGSFVPDDSATRSMLTAGLEARYPVLVTTDYSTHLFEPMAQIYARPDEDHAGGLPNEDAQSFVFDATNLFERDKFSGFDRIEGGTRANLGLRYTGTFDNGVLLRSIVGQSFHLGGVNSFATSDLVNAGSDSGLETDASDYVGMTGIDLPNGISFTTSARLDKDDLSLRRNDTSLRFNGDSFETEIIYTRIGAQPRYGLADTSSEIQGAAALKFHDYWSVFGSVTYDIGNHIVSRNGVGLSYDDRDTVFSIVYEQTRDKSSSQANDWSIGARLMFRTLGDIQIGETTLTGF from the coding sequence GTGGCGGCAGGCGACCGCAAAAAGAATCGGTGGTTGAAAGCCGCCCTGCTTGCAGGTGCGGCCACGTGCGCCCTCATGCCCGCATTCTCCCTTCCCGCATATGCGCAGGCAGTCGATAGTTCGACGCTGCAGCCGAACATTCCCGAGGACAGCAAGCTGCTGCTCGCGGCCAATGAACTCGTCTATAACAATGACAACGAAACGGTCGTCGCCCGCGGCGCCGTGCAGATCGATTACGGCGGCTACAAGCTCGTCGCCCGTGAGGTCGTCTACGACCAGAAGACGGGCCGGCTGAAGGCGCGCGGCAACATCGAATTCATCGAACCGACCGGCAATCGCATCTACGGCGACGAGATGGACATGTCGGACGACTTCGCCAACGGCTTCATCAATGCGCTGCGCATCGAGACGACCGACCTTACGAAGCTGGCCGCCACCAGCGGCGAGCGCGTCAACGACGAGGAGATGATCCTCAACCACGCCGTCTATACCGCCTGTACGCCCTGCGCCACCGACCCGACCCATCGCGGCATCTGGGAAGTCAAGGCCGAGCGCGTCGTGCAGAACGGCCGCACCAAGACGATCCGCCTCGAACGCGCCCGCTTCGAGATGTTCGGCAAGCCGATCGCCTATATCCCGGTGATCGAAGTGCCGGACCATACCGTCAAGCGGAAGACCGGCTTCCTCTTCCCGCAGTTCAGCATGACGCAGAAGCTCGGCTTCGGCGTCACGGCGCCCTATTACATCGCCATCGCGCCCGACATGGACGCCACGCTGTCGCCGACCGTCCTGACCAACCAGGGCTTCCTGATGGAAGGCGAGTTCCGCAAGCGCTTCCATAACGGCCAGGTCACGCTGCGCGCCGCCGGCATCCGGCAGATGAACGCGGAAGACTTCACCGACCATACGAGCGACTGGGAAGAAGACGGCTTCCGCGGCATGGTCGCCTCGACCGGCCACTTCCAGATCAATCCGCGCTGGACCTTCGGCTGGCAGGTAATGGCGCAGAGCGACAACAATTTCTCGCGCACCTACGAGATCAAGGGCTTCGCCGGCTCAACCAATGTGAACCAGGGCTACCTTTCCGGCCTTGGCCGCCGCAACAGCTTCGATCTGCGCGCCTTCTACTTCGACGTTCAGGACGCCGACCCCGAGGACAAGGCGGAGCGCCAACAGGCCATCGCGCAGACGCTCGACCACGAATATATCGTTCCGCAGCCCGTGCTCGGCGGTGAACTCAGCGTCACGACGAACATCACCAATACCGACCGCGACCTCCCCGATACCTATACGACGGTATACGGCGTCGACCGCTTCCGCGGCCTCGAAGGCGGCATGACGCGGCTGACCAGCGAACTGGAATGGAAACGCCAGTTCATCGTGCCGGGCGGCCTGGTCCTGACCCCGCTGCTCGCCGCACGCGGCGACGTTCACCGGCTCGATATGCGCCCGCCGGTCGGCTATGCCGGCTCCTTCGTGCCGGACGACAGCGCGACCCGTTCCATGCTGACGGCAGGCCTGGAGGCTCGCTATCCGGTCCTCGTGACGACAGATTACAGCACGCATCTCTTCGAGCCGATGGCGCAGATCTATGCGCGCCCCGACGAGGACCATGCCGGCGGCCTGCCGAACGAGGATGCGCAAAGCTTCGTCTTCGATGCCACCAACCTCTTCGAGCGCGACAAGTTCTCCGGCTTCGACCGGATCGAGGGCGGAACGCGCGCCAATCTCGGCCTGCGCTATACCGGCACCTTCGACAATGGTGTGCTCCTGCGCAGCATCGTCGGCCAGTCCTTCCATCTTGGCGGCGTGAATTCCTTCGCCACCTCGGATCTCGTGAATGCCGGCTCGGATTCGGGGCTGGAAACGGATGCGTCCGACTATGTCGGCATGACCGGCATCGACCTGCCGAACGGCATTTCCTTCACCACCAGCGCGCGGCTGGACAAGGACGATCTCTCGCTGCGCCGCAACGATACCTCGCTGCGTTTCAATGGCGACAGTTTCGAGACCGAAATCATCTATACGCGCATCGGCGCCCAGCCGCGCTACGGCCTGGCGGACACGTCCAGTGAAATTCAGGGCGCCGCCGCCCTCAAGTTCCACGATTACTGGTCCGTCTTCGGTTCCGTCACCTACGACATCGGCAATCACATCGTTTCGCGCAACGGCGTCGGCCTTTCCTATGACGACCGCGACACCGTCTTCTCGATCGTCTACGAGCAGACGCGCGACAAATCGAGCAGCCAGGCGAACGACTGGTCGATCGGCGCGCGCCTGATGTTCCGCACGCTCGGCGACATCCAGATCGGTGAGACGACGCTTACGGGCTTCTGA
- the lptG gene encoding LPS export ABC transporter permease LptG, translated as MIRTLGLYFFRRYVVTTIWFLLGIFALIFIIDFSEMSNRIGSLPGYTLSTGLLVTALRIPMIMMQTVPFVALFAGMAALISLNRRYELVVTRAAGISVWQFLRPFVAGAFLFGVLAVLVLNPLAAWGSRTAQEFETSWGATSGGRSENAVPWIRQIYGKDEAIIGAKAVLDNGTRLVNVSVIHFDSDSRIVLRQDAASATLEDGYWLLKNVHETRTGELPVRLDEVQLRTNLKREFVQESLEKPESIAFFDLGRKIEAARSFGFPTNAMETQFHSMLSLPLLLVAMTLIAACVSLKFSRFNQSRAVILGGILSGFMLYVVTVLVKAFGSSGVVPPFVAAWLPVVVAMSLGATILLHQEDG; from the coding sequence ATGATTCGCACGCTCGGGCTTTATTTCTTCCGCCGCTATGTCGTCACCACGATCTGGTTCCTGCTCGGCATCTTCGCGCTGATCTTCATCATCGATTTCAGCGAGATGTCGAACCGCATAGGTTCCCTGCCCGGCTATACGCTGTCCACCGGCCTGCTCGTGACGGCGCTGCGCATTCCGATGATCATGATGCAGACCGTGCCCTTCGTCGCGCTTTTCGCCGGCATGGCCGCCCTCATCTCGCTGAACCGGCGCTACGAGCTGGTCGTGACGCGTGCGGCCGGCATTTCCGTCTGGCAGTTCCTGCGCCCCTTCGTTGCCGGCGCTTTCCTGTTCGGCGTGCTCGCGGTACTCGTGCTCAATCCGCTGGCGGCCTGGGGCAGCCGGACGGCGCAGGAATTCGAAACCTCCTGGGGCGCGACGAGTGGCGGCCGGTCGGAAAACGCCGTTCCGTGGATCCGCCAGATCTACGGGAAGGACGAGGCGATCATCGGCGCGAAGGCGGTTCTCGACAATGGAACGCGGCTTGTGAACGTCTCCGTCATCCACTTCGATTCCGACAGCCGGATCGTGCTTCGGCAGGATGCCGCCTCGGCCACTTTGGAAGATGGTTACTGGCTTCTTAAGAATGTGCACGAGACGCGAACCGGTGAACTGCCCGTTCGTCTCGATGAGGTACAGCTTCGTACCAACCTGAAACGGGAATTCGTTCAGGAGAGCCTGGAAAAGCCTGAAAGCATTGCCTTTTTCGACCTCGGCCGAAAGATAGAGGCCGCAAGGTCCTTCGGCTTCCCGACGAATGCGATGGAAACGCAGTTCCATTCCATGCTTTCGCTGCCGCTGCTCCTGGTTGCGATGACCCTGATCGCGGCCTGTGTATCCTTGAAATTTAGTCGGTTTAATCAATCGCGTGCGGTGATTCTGGGTGGAATCCTTTCGGGCTTCATGCTTTATGTCGTCACCGTGCTTGTGAAGGCATTCGGAAGCAGCGGTGTTGTTCCTCCGTTCGTTGCGGCCTGGCTCCCAGTAGTCGTCGCAATGTCCCTGGGGGCAACGATTCTTCTGCATCAGGAGGACGGCTAG
- the lptF gene encoding LPS export ABC transporter permease LptF — protein sequence MKLIERYILRRASLMFAATLLPLLGIVWVTQALTSINLVTDSGQSIFAFLKLATLILPSVIPIILPFALVIGVSQTLTVMNADSELTVLNSAGSSRSTIIRPIMVLAIATSLVSFAIDNFVEPYSRMAVRKMIATAHADMLSSVVQENTFRKVADGLYVQVAERRGGGVLHGIFVADNRDPRFEMVYYAREGAVDEKSSALVMKDGEVHRKLPDGNVSVIKFESYAFDLADLTQSTGSANIRAKDRDLPYLFNPDPDDPQLKSHPGSFTAELHRRFTEWLFPIVFGLIALVVSGDARSHREARMHPMVTALLTALFVRWASFYASNSAEESVYFIPIMYLIPILTAALAIRYLARNKSLDIPATISDRLREQRERLLARFRKAGAASASGSGKP from the coding sequence ATGAAACTGATCGAGCGCTATATCCTGCGGCGGGCGTCGCTCATGTTCGCCGCGACACTGCTGCCGCTGCTCGGCATCGTATGGGTCACGCAGGCGCTCACCAGCATCAACCTCGTCACCGACAGCGGCCAGTCGATCTTCGCCTTCCTGAAGCTGGCGACGCTGATCCTGCCCTCGGTCATCCCGATCATCCTGCCTTTCGCGCTCGTCATCGGCGTATCGCAGACGCTCACCGTCATGAATGCCGATTCGGAGCTGACCGTGCTGAATTCGGCCGGCAGCTCGCGCTCGACCATCATCCGGCCGATCATGGTCCTTGCCATCGCGACGAGCCTCGTCTCCTTCGCCATCGACAATTTCGTCGAGCCTTATTCCCGCATGGCCGTGCGCAAGATGATCGCGACCGCGCATGCCGACATGCTCTCCTCCGTCGTGCAGGAAAACACCTTCCGCAAGGTCGCCGACGGCCTTTATGTCCAGGTGGCTGAACGGCGCGGCGGCGGCGTGCTGCACGGCATCTTCGTCGCCGACAACCGCGATCCGCGCTTCGAGATGGTCTATTACGCCCGCGAAGGCGCGGTGGACGAGAAATCCTCGGCGCTGGTGATGAAGGACGGCGAGGTGCACCGCAAGCTGCCGGATGGCAACGTCTCCGTCATCAAGTTCGAATCCTACGCCTTCGACCTCGCCGACCTGACGCAGAGCACCGGCAGCGCGAATATCCGCGCCAAGGACCGCGACCTGCCCTATCTCTTCAATCCGGATCCCGACGACCCGCAGCTCAAGAGCCATCCGGGTTCCTTCACCGCCGAACTGCACCGCCGCTTCACCGAATGGCTGTTCCCGATCGTCTTCGGCCTGATCGCGCTCGTCGTCAGCGGCGATGCGCGTTCACACCGCGAAGCGCGCATGCATCCCATGGTCACCGCGCTGCTGACCGCGCTCTTCGTGCGCTGGGCAAGTTTCTATGCATCCAACAGCGCCGAGGAATCAGTCTATTTCATACCGATCATGTATCTGATCCCGATCCTCACCGCGGCGCTCGCCATCCGCTATCTCGCGCGCAACAAGAGCCTCGACATTCCGGCAACGATCAGCGACCGCCTGCGGGAACAGCGCGAGCGCCTGCTCGCGCGCTTCCGGAAAGCCGGAGCGGCCTCCGCGAGCGGGAGCGGCAAGCCATGA
- a CDS encoding leucyl aminopeptidase, which produces MTSRFDIGFAKTARVSGGLAILLQVAGGEAAGLGDLDPEGVVGRAAGVAKFTGKALKSLDVLAPHGAPADRIVVLGLGEADKLTAHDWLKAGGAAAAKVGRAEKAAIYLDAPGLTVTARNAADFALGMQLGAYSFDTYKTKKADDDEAKNGKSVKVTIVTAAAAAAKKANDISDAVAAGVILARNLVNEPANVLGPVEFADKAKALEKLGVEVDILTEREMKKLGMAALLGVAQGSVRPPRLAVMQWKGGKEKDRPIAFIGKGVVFDTGGISIKPAAGMEDMKGDMGGAAAVIGLMHTLAARKAKANVVGILGLVENMPDGNAQRPGDIVKSMSGQTIEVINTDAEGRLVLCDALWYCNETFKPQFMVNLATLTGAIMVALGSHHAGLFSNDDTLAARLTAAGLSTNERLWRMPLGREYDKMIDSKFADMKNTGGRYAGSITAAQFLQRFVKDTPWAHLDIAGTAMGSPTDEINRSWGSGFGVRLLDELVRANYEG; this is translated from the coding sequence ATGACTTCCAGATTCGACATCGGTTTTGCCAAGACGGCCCGCGTCTCGGGCGGCCTTGCGATCCTTCTCCAGGTTGCCGGCGGCGAGGCGGCGGGCCTTGGAGACCTCGATCCGGAAGGTGTCGTCGGCCGGGCGGCTGGCGTTGCGAAATTCACCGGCAAGGCGCTGAAGAGCCTCGATGTGCTGGCGCCGCACGGCGCGCCTGCCGACCGCATCGTCGTGCTCGGCCTTGGCGAGGCGGACAAGCTGACGGCCCATGACTGGCTGAAGGCCGGCGGCGCCGCTGCCGCAAAGGTCGGCCGCGCCGAGAAGGCCGCAATCTATCTCGATGCGCCGGGCCTCACCGTCACGGCGAGGAATGCTGCCGATTTCGCCCTCGGCATGCAGCTCGGCGCCTACAGTTTCGACACCTACAAGACGAAGAAGGCCGATGACGACGAGGCGAAGAACGGCAAGAGCGTGAAGGTGACGATCGTCACGGCCGCCGCCGCCGCGGCCAAGAAGGCCAACGACATCTCGGATGCGGTTGCCGCCGGCGTGATCCTCGCCCGCAACCTCGTCAACGAGCCGGCCAACGTGCTCGGCCCGGTCGAATTCGCCGACAAGGCCAAGGCGCTGGAGAAGCTCGGCGTCGAGGTGGATATCCTCACCGAGCGCGAGATGAAGAAGCTCGGCATGGCGGCGCTGCTCGGCGTCGCTCAAGGCTCCGTGCGTCCGCCGCGCCTTGCGGTCATGCAGTGGAAGGGCGGCAAGGAGAAGGACCGGCCCATCGCCTTCATCGGCAAGGGCGTTGTCTTCGATACCGGCGGCATCTCGATCAAGCCGGCGGCCGGCATGGAGGACATGAAGGGCGACATGGGCGGCGCGGCCGCCGTCATCGGCCTCATGCACACGCTTGCCGCGCGCAAGGCCAAGGCGAATGTCGTCGGCATTCTCGGCCTTGTGGAAAACATGCCGGACGGCAATGCCCAGCGCCCCGGCGACATCGTGAAGTCCATGTCCGGCCAGACCATCGAGGTCATCAATACGGATGCGGAAGGCCGCCTCGTGCTCTGCGATGCGCTCTGGTACTGCAACGAGACCTTCAAGCCGCAGTTCATGGTGAACCTGGCGACGCTGACCGGCGCGATCATGGTCGCGCTCGGCAGCCATCACGCCGGCCTTTTCTCCAACGACGATACGCTGGCCGCGCGCCTCACCGCCGCCGGCCTTTCGACGAATGAGCGGCTGTGGCGCATGCCGCTCGGCCGCGAATACGACAAGATGATCGACAGCAAGTTCGCCGACATGAAGAACACCGGCGGCCGATATGCCGGCTCGATCACGGCCGCGCAGTTCCTGCAGCGCTTCGTCAAGGATACGCCCTGGGCGCATCTCGACATCGCTGGCACGGCGATGGGGTCGCCCACCGACGAGATCAACCGGTCCTGGGGCTCCGGCTTCGGCGTGCGCCTGCTCGACGAGTTGGTGCGGGCGAACTACGAGGGGTGA
- a CDS encoding DNA polymerase III subunit chi, with amino-acid sequence MSEVLFYHLTESKLEDALPPLLDKSLERGWRVVVQAGDAGRRDALDTHLWTFREDSFLPHGTDEQAFPADQPVLLTTTPENPNAATVRFLVAGAEPPPLEGYERVIFMFDGYDQAEVETARGHWKRLKGEGHQLTYWQQNGDGRWMKKA; translated from the coding sequence GTGAGCGAAGTCCTCTTCTACCACCTGACGGAATCCAAGCTGGAAGACGCGCTGCCGCCGCTGCTCGACAAGAGCCTCGAACGCGGCTGGCGCGTCGTCGTGCAGGCGGGAGACGCCGGGCGCCGCGACGCGCTCGACACGCATCTGTGGACCTTCCGCGAGGACAGCTTCCTGCCGCACGGCACGGACGAGCAGGCGTTCCCGGCCGACCAGCCGGTTCTCCTGACGACGACGCCGGAAAACCCGAACGCCGCCACCGTCCGCTTCCTCGTCGCCGGTGCCGAACCGCCACCGCTCGAGGGCTACGAACGCGTGATCTTCATGTTCGACGGCTACGACCAGGCCGAGGTGGAGACGGCGCGCGGGCACTGGAAACGTCTGAAAGGCGAGGGGCATCAGCTCACCTACTGGCAGCAGAACGGCGACGGGCGCTGGATGAAGAAGGCCTGA